In Chaetodon trifascialis isolate fChaTrf1 chromosome 4, fChaTrf1.hap1, whole genome shotgun sequence, one DNA window encodes the following:
- the hps3 gene encoding BLOC-2 complex member HPS3 isoform X1, which yields MVHVYNCHPFSSQQIVQVEQEPGLVCCGGGALFVVATGGCKVEAYSVEQEGCPLICRFATMGTVKSIQHSKTGDYLVTIEEKNGATYLRAYTNWRYQAEEKARVGVRLLGHLLRGASVRGGVQMEIIEIPLSERPVAVACCAITGDLLVGCENTLVLFTLRRQNQQSLQTQSQQILQSTWPNSQQSSSQGLISSSSHNVSALDFERSVILHLPRINPKQVALCGGYVAVQAELEVLVLKLDASSETKTPDESSDTNIADHLEDHSDFLVLQRHQELLGDRAKDCDIPVSIEKTGLEDKGQYTLSYVLFRRFTPDFFQGCSVEETQLHSLQLYPLFTRAQSASVEEPACVFCFFSLPTVGYLYSLKGGVELLSAYQYPEKVLEAVLTDHLLHVITKSALQCFTVRCAAVAARIEDPYIDTTMKACPPCSLEVCALRMQLFIGLRSVCVYGRHVILLSTADTETPEETERTTQRRGLELKEHTMLTGIFLAVGIDPATTPALESLLSRPFLSRKWTISSPRETSTAGHGWNLYVVDTVSPLSLYQEMVEYSQRYSETNPQAQSLRHLLSEAHLLLRASVLQTPEQQQSLQGDPAASLQTDADKPAEEQTAVKTDNQELEEALRQNCAQLGDSFSRGSQKDCHLALPYYRMSGLSVTEVMARNRPLPSSPHTYGPGFLFYLKHYLLEETEQSLSQEAADGVIDIFSQSEPSQLVSVCASPPMINVSPARTLQILQHLEDSAGVSVPLTITMATMTLLLGDLSQYTQLMERHAEMVLVYGFIEESRLLLHGGGGGGCQHTHVRPTALTRQLAKTQPGLLVAAMVALHENNKVQLEQADHVFKELCCENCLQVDFWEAMLMASSQEAVIQELLFRVVSVYIDRLTNANSDTHPVCTHTPPRRRPLKSADDLINSCSHYGALYPWLTVLSPAHSTSSQHQEALHKLQSLLCGPSLSVDSVVPLLERLSEETLWGFSLHLLCATRRGQYDSSIEKLLDRCPQAIIAYANHHLQDKHMALWWQKLLPELCNRTRDAADNSILLAALRETLVVVSMETSPTEFLELIPDDGTALYFLPHLLACSQRHLLA from the exons ATGGTGCACGTCTACAACTGCCatcctttctcctctcagcagaTCGTGCAG GTGGAGCAGGAGCCTGgactggtctgctgtggaggtgGAGCGCTGTTTGTGGTGGCGACTGGAGGATGCAAG GTGGAGGCCTACAGTGTGGAGCAGGAGGGCTGCCCTCTCATCTGTCGCTTTGCCACCATGGGCACCGTGAAGAGCATCCAGCACAGCAAGACCG GAGATTACCTGGTGACCATTGAGGAAAAGAACGGCGCCACCTACCTGAGAGCTTACACCAACTGGCGCTACCAG gcGGAGGAGAAGGCCCGCGTCGGGGTGCGTTTGTTGGGCCACCTGCTGCGTGGGGCATCTGTGCGGGGCGGAGTGCAGATGGAGATCATTGAGATCCCTCTGTCAGAGCGTCCCGTCGCTGTGGCTTGTTGCGCCATCACAGGAGACCTTCTGGTCGGCTGTGAGAACACTCTGGTTCTGTTTACTTTGAGGAGACAGAACCAGCAGAGCCTG CAGACTCAGAGTCAGCAGATCCTTCAGAGCACCTGGCCGAACAGTCAGCAGAGCTCCAGTCAAG GTCTGATTTCAAGTTCAAGCCACAATGTTTCCGCCCTGGATTTTGAGCGCTCTGTTATCCTGCATCTACCGAGAATCAATCCTAAACAG GTGGCGCTGTGTGGGGGATATGTGGCAGtgcaggcagagctggaggTGCTAGTACTGAAATTAGATGCGTCATCTGAGACGAAAACCCCGGACGAGTCATCAGACACTAACATTG cagatcATCTAGAAGACCACTCTGACTTTCTGGTCCTCCAGAGACACCAGGAGCTCCTCGGCGATCGAGCTAAAGACTGTGACATCCCTGTCAGCATTGAAAAGACCGGGCTGGAGGACAAAGGACAATACACGCTGTCCTATGTTctcttcag GCGTTTCACTCCAGACTTCTTCCAGGGCTGCAGTGTGGAGGAGACTCAGCTGCACTCCTTACAGCTCTACCCGCTATTCACCC GAGCTCAGTCAGCCTCTGTGGAGGAACCGGCATGcgtcttctgcttcttctctctccccacTGTCGGCTACCTGTACAGTCTGAAGGGTGGTGTCGAGCTTCTCTCAGCCTATCAGTATCCAGAGAAGGTCCTGGAGGCGGTGCTAACGGACCATCTGTTGCACGTCATAACCAA GAGTGCGTTGCAGTGCTTCACAGTGCGCTGTGCAGCAGTAGCAGCCAGGATTGAAGACCCCTACATCGACACCACCATGAAG gcctGCCCACCCtgcagcctggaggtgtgtgcGCTCAGGATGCAGCTGTTCATTGGCCTGCGGTCAGTGTGTGTCTACGGCCGTCACGTCATCCTGCTGTCCACCGCCGACACAGAGACACCAGAGGAGACCGAACGCACCACACAGCGCAGAGGCCT CGAGTTGAAAGAACACACCATGCTGACTGGTATTTTCCTGGCAGTGGGAATCGATCCCGCAACCACGCCGGCTCTGGAGAGCCTTCTATCACGCCCCTTCCT gAGCAGGAAGTGGACAATCTCATCTCCCAGAGAAACCAGCACAGCGGGCCACGGATGGAATCTCTATGTGGTCGACAccgtctcccccctctctctttacCAAGAgatg GTTGAATACAGTCAGCGGTACTCAGAGACAAACCCGCAGGCCCAAAGCCTTCGGCACCTCCTCAGCGAggctcacctcctcctccgtgCCTCCGTACTCCAAacaccagagcagcagcagagcctccAGGGTGACCCCGCAGCATCtctgcagacagatgcagacaaaCCAGCTGAGGAACAGACGGCAGTAAAGACAGACaatcaggagctggaggaggcgctGAGGCAGAACTGTGCACAGCTGGGAGACAGTTTcagcag GGGCAGTCAGAAGGACTGCCACCTGGCTTTGCCGTACTACAGGATGTCTggcctgtcagtcacagaggtCATGGCCAGGAACCGCCCACTTCCCAGCAGCCCTCACACCTACGGCCCCGGCTTCCTGTTTTACCTGAAGCACTACCTGTTagaagaaacagagcagagcctcAGTCag GAAGCAGCCGATGGGGTCATAgacattttcagccaatcagagccctCGCAGCTCGTCAGCGTGTGTGCCAGCCCGCCCATGATAAACGTCAGTCCTGCCCGGACGCTGCAAATCTTACAACATCTGGAGGACAGTGCTGGCGTCTCGGTTCCACTGAcaatcaccatggcaaccatgACGCTGCTTTTGGGCGACCTGTCACAGTACACACAGCTGATGGAAAGACATGCTGAG atggtGCTGGTGTACGGGTTCATCGAGGAGTCGCGGCTGTTGCTGCACGGCGGAGGTGGAGGCGGATGCCAGCACACGCACGTCCGTCCCACAGCGTTGACTCGCCAGTTGGCGAAGACCCAACCAGGACTCCTGGTGGCTGCCATGGTGGCTTTACACGAAAACAACAAAGTTCAGCTGGAACAGGCTGATCACGTGTTcaag gagctGTGCTGTGAGAACTGCTTACAGGTGGATTTCTGGGAGGCGATGCTCATGGCCTCCTCACAGGAAGCTGTCATCCAGGAACTTCTGTTCCGAGTGGTGTCCGTCTACATCGACCGACTGACAAACGCAAACTCAGATACACACCCcgtctgtacacacacacctccaagACGCAGGCCACTGAAGAGCGCTGATGATCTG atcaACTCATGCTCCCATTACGGTGCTCTGTACCCATGGCTCACTGTTCTCAGTCCAGCTCACTCTACTAGCTCCCAACATCAGGAGGCGCTACACAAACTGCAG TCTCTCCTGTGTGgtccgtctctgtctgtggactccgTCGTGCCTCTGCTGGAGCGTCTGTCAGAGGAAACCCTATGGGGCTTCAGCCTGCACCTCCTCTGTGCCACCAGAAGGGGGCAGTACGACAGCAGCATTGAAAAGCTGCTGGACCGATGTCCTCAGGCCATCATAGCCTACGCCAATCACCACTTACAAGACAAACATATG GCGTTGTGGTGGCAGAAGCTGCTCCCTGAGCTTTGTAACAGGACGAGAGATGCCGCAGACAACAGCATCCTATTGGCTGCTCTCAGAG AGACGCTGGTTGTTGTTTCCATGGAGACAAGCCCCACAGAGTTTCTGGAGCTGATACCTGACGACGGCACCGCTTTGTATTTCCTGCCTCACCTGTTGGCATGCAGCCAGAGACACCTGTtggcctga
- the hps3 gene encoding BLOC-2 complex member HPS3 isoform X2 — protein MVHVYNCHPFSSQQIVQVEQEPGLVCCGGGALFVVATGGCKVEAYSVEQEGCPLICRFATMGTVKSIQHSKTGDYLVTIEEKNGATYLRAYTNWRYQAEEKARVGVRLLGHLLRGASVRGGVQMEIIEIPLSERPVAVACCAITGDLLVGCENTLVLFTLRRQNQQSLQTQSQQILQSTWPNSQQSSSQGLISSSSHNVSALDFERSVILHLPRINPKQVALCGGYVAVQAELEVLVLKLDASSETKTPDESSDTNIDHLEDHSDFLVLQRHQELLGDRAKDCDIPVSIEKTGLEDKGQYTLSYVLFRRFTPDFFQGCSVEETQLHSLQLYPLFTRAQSASVEEPACVFCFFSLPTVGYLYSLKGGVELLSAYQYPEKVLEAVLTDHLLHVITKSALQCFTVRCAAVAARIEDPYIDTTMKACPPCSLEVCALRMQLFIGLRSVCVYGRHVILLSTADTETPEETERTTQRRGLELKEHTMLTGIFLAVGIDPATTPALESLLSRPFLSRKWTISSPRETSTAGHGWNLYVVDTVSPLSLYQEMVEYSQRYSETNPQAQSLRHLLSEAHLLLRASVLQTPEQQQSLQGDPAASLQTDADKPAEEQTAVKTDNQELEEALRQNCAQLGDSFSRGSQKDCHLALPYYRMSGLSVTEVMARNRPLPSSPHTYGPGFLFYLKHYLLEETEQSLSQEAADGVIDIFSQSEPSQLVSVCASPPMINVSPARTLQILQHLEDSAGVSVPLTITMATMTLLLGDLSQYTQLMERHAEMVLVYGFIEESRLLLHGGGGGGCQHTHVRPTALTRQLAKTQPGLLVAAMVALHENNKVQLEQADHVFKELCCENCLQVDFWEAMLMASSQEAVIQELLFRVVSVYIDRLTNANSDTHPVCTHTPPRRRPLKSADDLINSCSHYGALYPWLTVLSPAHSTSSQHQEALHKLQSLLCGPSLSVDSVVPLLERLSEETLWGFSLHLLCATRRGQYDSSIEKLLDRCPQAIIAYANHHLQDKHMALWWQKLLPELCNRTRDAADNSILLAALRETLVVVSMETSPTEFLELIPDDGTALYFLPHLLACSQRHLLA, from the exons ATGGTGCACGTCTACAACTGCCatcctttctcctctcagcagaTCGTGCAG GTGGAGCAGGAGCCTGgactggtctgctgtggaggtgGAGCGCTGTTTGTGGTGGCGACTGGAGGATGCAAG GTGGAGGCCTACAGTGTGGAGCAGGAGGGCTGCCCTCTCATCTGTCGCTTTGCCACCATGGGCACCGTGAAGAGCATCCAGCACAGCAAGACCG GAGATTACCTGGTGACCATTGAGGAAAAGAACGGCGCCACCTACCTGAGAGCTTACACCAACTGGCGCTACCAG gcGGAGGAGAAGGCCCGCGTCGGGGTGCGTTTGTTGGGCCACCTGCTGCGTGGGGCATCTGTGCGGGGCGGAGTGCAGATGGAGATCATTGAGATCCCTCTGTCAGAGCGTCCCGTCGCTGTGGCTTGTTGCGCCATCACAGGAGACCTTCTGGTCGGCTGTGAGAACACTCTGGTTCTGTTTACTTTGAGGAGACAGAACCAGCAGAGCCTG CAGACTCAGAGTCAGCAGATCCTTCAGAGCACCTGGCCGAACAGTCAGCAGAGCTCCAGTCAAG GTCTGATTTCAAGTTCAAGCCACAATGTTTCCGCCCTGGATTTTGAGCGCTCTGTTATCCTGCATCTACCGAGAATCAATCCTAAACAG GTGGCGCTGTGTGGGGGATATGTGGCAGtgcaggcagagctggaggTGCTAGTACTGAAATTAGATGCGTCATCTGAGACGAAAACCCCGGACGAGTCATCAGACACTAACATTG atcATCTAGAAGACCACTCTGACTTTCTGGTCCTCCAGAGACACCAGGAGCTCCTCGGCGATCGAGCTAAAGACTGTGACATCCCTGTCAGCATTGAAAAGACCGGGCTGGAGGACAAAGGACAATACACGCTGTCCTATGTTctcttcag GCGTTTCACTCCAGACTTCTTCCAGGGCTGCAGTGTGGAGGAGACTCAGCTGCACTCCTTACAGCTCTACCCGCTATTCACCC GAGCTCAGTCAGCCTCTGTGGAGGAACCGGCATGcgtcttctgcttcttctctctccccacTGTCGGCTACCTGTACAGTCTGAAGGGTGGTGTCGAGCTTCTCTCAGCCTATCAGTATCCAGAGAAGGTCCTGGAGGCGGTGCTAACGGACCATCTGTTGCACGTCATAACCAA GAGTGCGTTGCAGTGCTTCACAGTGCGCTGTGCAGCAGTAGCAGCCAGGATTGAAGACCCCTACATCGACACCACCATGAAG gcctGCCCACCCtgcagcctggaggtgtgtgcGCTCAGGATGCAGCTGTTCATTGGCCTGCGGTCAGTGTGTGTCTACGGCCGTCACGTCATCCTGCTGTCCACCGCCGACACAGAGACACCAGAGGAGACCGAACGCACCACACAGCGCAGAGGCCT CGAGTTGAAAGAACACACCATGCTGACTGGTATTTTCCTGGCAGTGGGAATCGATCCCGCAACCACGCCGGCTCTGGAGAGCCTTCTATCACGCCCCTTCCT gAGCAGGAAGTGGACAATCTCATCTCCCAGAGAAACCAGCACAGCGGGCCACGGATGGAATCTCTATGTGGTCGACAccgtctcccccctctctctttacCAAGAgatg GTTGAATACAGTCAGCGGTACTCAGAGACAAACCCGCAGGCCCAAAGCCTTCGGCACCTCCTCAGCGAggctcacctcctcctccgtgCCTCCGTACTCCAAacaccagagcagcagcagagcctccAGGGTGACCCCGCAGCATCtctgcagacagatgcagacaaaCCAGCTGAGGAACAGACGGCAGTAAAGACAGACaatcaggagctggaggaggcgctGAGGCAGAACTGTGCACAGCTGGGAGACAGTTTcagcag GGGCAGTCAGAAGGACTGCCACCTGGCTTTGCCGTACTACAGGATGTCTggcctgtcagtcacagaggtCATGGCCAGGAACCGCCCACTTCCCAGCAGCCCTCACACCTACGGCCCCGGCTTCCTGTTTTACCTGAAGCACTACCTGTTagaagaaacagagcagagcctcAGTCag GAAGCAGCCGATGGGGTCATAgacattttcagccaatcagagccctCGCAGCTCGTCAGCGTGTGTGCCAGCCCGCCCATGATAAACGTCAGTCCTGCCCGGACGCTGCAAATCTTACAACATCTGGAGGACAGTGCTGGCGTCTCGGTTCCACTGAcaatcaccatggcaaccatgACGCTGCTTTTGGGCGACCTGTCACAGTACACACAGCTGATGGAAAGACATGCTGAG atggtGCTGGTGTACGGGTTCATCGAGGAGTCGCGGCTGTTGCTGCACGGCGGAGGTGGAGGCGGATGCCAGCACACGCACGTCCGTCCCACAGCGTTGACTCGCCAGTTGGCGAAGACCCAACCAGGACTCCTGGTGGCTGCCATGGTGGCTTTACACGAAAACAACAAAGTTCAGCTGGAACAGGCTGATCACGTGTTcaag gagctGTGCTGTGAGAACTGCTTACAGGTGGATTTCTGGGAGGCGATGCTCATGGCCTCCTCACAGGAAGCTGTCATCCAGGAACTTCTGTTCCGAGTGGTGTCCGTCTACATCGACCGACTGACAAACGCAAACTCAGATACACACCCcgtctgtacacacacacctccaagACGCAGGCCACTGAAGAGCGCTGATGATCTG atcaACTCATGCTCCCATTACGGTGCTCTGTACCCATGGCTCACTGTTCTCAGTCCAGCTCACTCTACTAGCTCCCAACATCAGGAGGCGCTACACAAACTGCAG TCTCTCCTGTGTGgtccgtctctgtctgtggactccgTCGTGCCTCTGCTGGAGCGTCTGTCAGAGGAAACCCTATGGGGCTTCAGCCTGCACCTCCTCTGTGCCACCAGAAGGGGGCAGTACGACAGCAGCATTGAAAAGCTGCTGGACCGATGTCCTCAGGCCATCATAGCCTACGCCAATCACCACTTACAAGACAAACATATG GCGTTGTGGTGGCAGAAGCTGCTCCCTGAGCTTTGTAACAGGACGAGAGATGCCGCAGACAACAGCATCCTATTGGCTGCTCTCAGAG AGACGCTGGTTGTTGTTTCCATGGAGACAAGCCCCACAGAGTTTCTGGAGCTGATACCTGACGACGGCACCGCTTTGTATTTCCTGCCTCACCTGTTGGCATGCAGCCAGAGACACCTGTtggcctga
- the hps3 gene encoding BLOC-2 complex member HPS3 isoform X3, with protein MVHVYNCHPFSSQQIVQVEQEPGLVCCGGGALFVVATGGCKVEAYSVEQEGCPLICRFATMGTVKSIQHSKTGDYLVTIEEKNGATYLRAYTNWRYQAEEKARVGVRLLGHLLRGASVRGGVQMEIIEIPLSERPVAVACCAITGDLLVGCENTLVLFTLRRQNQQSLQTQSQQILQSTWPNSQQSSSQGLISSSSHNVSALDFERSVILHLPRINPKQVALCGGYVAVQAELEVLVLKLDASSETKTPDESSDTNIADHLEDHSDFLVLQRHQELLGDRAKDCDIPVSIEKTGLEDKGQYTLSYVLFRRFTPDFFQGCSVEETQLHSLQLYPLFTRAQSASVEEPACVFCFFSLPTVGYLYSLKGGVELLSAYQYPEKVLEAVLTDHLLHVITKSALQCFTVRCAAVAARIEDPYIDTTMKACPPCSLEVCALRMQLFIGLRSVCVYGRHVILLSTADTETPEETERTTQRRGLSRKWTISSPRETSTAGHGWNLYVVDTVSPLSLYQEMVEYSQRYSETNPQAQSLRHLLSEAHLLLRASVLQTPEQQQSLQGDPAASLQTDADKPAEEQTAVKTDNQELEEALRQNCAQLGDSFSRGSQKDCHLALPYYRMSGLSVTEVMARNRPLPSSPHTYGPGFLFYLKHYLLEETEQSLSQEAADGVIDIFSQSEPSQLVSVCASPPMINVSPARTLQILQHLEDSAGVSVPLTITMATMTLLLGDLSQYTQLMERHAEMVLVYGFIEESRLLLHGGGGGGCQHTHVRPTALTRQLAKTQPGLLVAAMVALHENNKVQLEQADHVFKELCCENCLQVDFWEAMLMASSQEAVIQELLFRVVSVYIDRLTNANSDTHPVCTHTPPRRRPLKSADDLINSCSHYGALYPWLTVLSPAHSTSSQHQEALHKLQSLLCGPSLSVDSVVPLLERLSEETLWGFSLHLLCATRRGQYDSSIEKLLDRCPQAIIAYANHHLQDKHMALWWQKLLPELCNRTRDAADNSILLAALRETLVVVSMETSPTEFLELIPDDGTALYFLPHLLACSQRHLLA; from the exons ATGGTGCACGTCTACAACTGCCatcctttctcctctcagcagaTCGTGCAG GTGGAGCAGGAGCCTGgactggtctgctgtggaggtgGAGCGCTGTTTGTGGTGGCGACTGGAGGATGCAAG GTGGAGGCCTACAGTGTGGAGCAGGAGGGCTGCCCTCTCATCTGTCGCTTTGCCACCATGGGCACCGTGAAGAGCATCCAGCACAGCAAGACCG GAGATTACCTGGTGACCATTGAGGAAAAGAACGGCGCCACCTACCTGAGAGCTTACACCAACTGGCGCTACCAG gcGGAGGAGAAGGCCCGCGTCGGGGTGCGTTTGTTGGGCCACCTGCTGCGTGGGGCATCTGTGCGGGGCGGAGTGCAGATGGAGATCATTGAGATCCCTCTGTCAGAGCGTCCCGTCGCTGTGGCTTGTTGCGCCATCACAGGAGACCTTCTGGTCGGCTGTGAGAACACTCTGGTTCTGTTTACTTTGAGGAGACAGAACCAGCAGAGCCTG CAGACTCAGAGTCAGCAGATCCTTCAGAGCACCTGGCCGAACAGTCAGCAGAGCTCCAGTCAAG GTCTGATTTCAAGTTCAAGCCACAATGTTTCCGCCCTGGATTTTGAGCGCTCTGTTATCCTGCATCTACCGAGAATCAATCCTAAACAG GTGGCGCTGTGTGGGGGATATGTGGCAGtgcaggcagagctggaggTGCTAGTACTGAAATTAGATGCGTCATCTGAGACGAAAACCCCGGACGAGTCATCAGACACTAACATTG cagatcATCTAGAAGACCACTCTGACTTTCTGGTCCTCCAGAGACACCAGGAGCTCCTCGGCGATCGAGCTAAAGACTGTGACATCCCTGTCAGCATTGAAAAGACCGGGCTGGAGGACAAAGGACAATACACGCTGTCCTATGTTctcttcag GCGTTTCACTCCAGACTTCTTCCAGGGCTGCAGTGTGGAGGAGACTCAGCTGCACTCCTTACAGCTCTACCCGCTATTCACCC GAGCTCAGTCAGCCTCTGTGGAGGAACCGGCATGcgtcttctgcttcttctctctccccacTGTCGGCTACCTGTACAGTCTGAAGGGTGGTGTCGAGCTTCTCTCAGCCTATCAGTATCCAGAGAAGGTCCTGGAGGCGGTGCTAACGGACCATCTGTTGCACGTCATAACCAA GAGTGCGTTGCAGTGCTTCACAGTGCGCTGTGCAGCAGTAGCAGCCAGGATTGAAGACCCCTACATCGACACCACCATGAAG gcctGCCCACCCtgcagcctggaggtgtgtgcGCTCAGGATGCAGCTGTTCATTGGCCTGCGGTCAGTGTGTGTCTACGGCCGTCACGTCATCCTGCTGTCCACCGCCGACACAGAGACACCAGAGGAGACCGAACGCACCACACAGCGCAGAGGCCT gAGCAGGAAGTGGACAATCTCATCTCCCAGAGAAACCAGCACAGCGGGCCACGGATGGAATCTCTATGTGGTCGACAccgtctcccccctctctctttacCAAGAgatg GTTGAATACAGTCAGCGGTACTCAGAGACAAACCCGCAGGCCCAAAGCCTTCGGCACCTCCTCAGCGAggctcacctcctcctccgtgCCTCCGTACTCCAAacaccagagcagcagcagagcctccAGGGTGACCCCGCAGCATCtctgcagacagatgcagacaaaCCAGCTGAGGAACAGACGGCAGTAAAGACAGACaatcaggagctggaggaggcgctGAGGCAGAACTGTGCACAGCTGGGAGACAGTTTcagcag GGGCAGTCAGAAGGACTGCCACCTGGCTTTGCCGTACTACAGGATGTCTggcctgtcagtcacagaggtCATGGCCAGGAACCGCCCACTTCCCAGCAGCCCTCACACCTACGGCCCCGGCTTCCTGTTTTACCTGAAGCACTACCTGTTagaagaaacagagcagagcctcAGTCag GAAGCAGCCGATGGGGTCATAgacattttcagccaatcagagccctCGCAGCTCGTCAGCGTGTGTGCCAGCCCGCCCATGATAAACGTCAGTCCTGCCCGGACGCTGCAAATCTTACAACATCTGGAGGACAGTGCTGGCGTCTCGGTTCCACTGAcaatcaccatggcaaccatgACGCTGCTTTTGGGCGACCTGTCACAGTACACACAGCTGATGGAAAGACATGCTGAG atggtGCTGGTGTACGGGTTCATCGAGGAGTCGCGGCTGTTGCTGCACGGCGGAGGTGGAGGCGGATGCCAGCACACGCACGTCCGTCCCACAGCGTTGACTCGCCAGTTGGCGAAGACCCAACCAGGACTCCTGGTGGCTGCCATGGTGGCTTTACACGAAAACAACAAAGTTCAGCTGGAACAGGCTGATCACGTGTTcaag gagctGTGCTGTGAGAACTGCTTACAGGTGGATTTCTGGGAGGCGATGCTCATGGCCTCCTCACAGGAAGCTGTCATCCAGGAACTTCTGTTCCGAGTGGTGTCCGTCTACATCGACCGACTGACAAACGCAAACTCAGATACACACCCcgtctgtacacacacacctccaagACGCAGGCCACTGAAGAGCGCTGATGATCTG atcaACTCATGCTCCCATTACGGTGCTCTGTACCCATGGCTCACTGTTCTCAGTCCAGCTCACTCTACTAGCTCCCAACATCAGGAGGCGCTACACAAACTGCAG TCTCTCCTGTGTGgtccgtctctgtctgtggactccgTCGTGCCTCTGCTGGAGCGTCTGTCAGAGGAAACCCTATGGGGCTTCAGCCTGCACCTCCTCTGTGCCACCAGAAGGGGGCAGTACGACAGCAGCATTGAAAAGCTGCTGGACCGATGTCCTCAGGCCATCATAGCCTACGCCAATCACCACTTACAAGACAAACATATG GCGTTGTGGTGGCAGAAGCTGCTCCCTGAGCTTTGTAACAGGACGAGAGATGCCGCAGACAACAGCATCCTATTGGCTGCTCTCAGAG AGACGCTGGTTGTTGTTTCCATGGAGACAAGCCCCACAGAGTTTCTGGAGCTGATACCTGACGACGGCACCGCTTTGTATTTCCTGCCTCACCTGTTGGCATGCAGCCAGAGACACCTGTtggcctga